A window of Bacteroidales bacterium genomic DNA:
CGTAATTTCTTCAAACTGTTGATGGCTTAGCTTTCTTCTTCTCAATTCATTTCTGGCAGCATCTACAGCTTCGAACTGATAATCATCCCTCTTCCTGAGCAGGATATCCATCAGTTCTTCATTGGATCGTTCTGACATTACTGAGGTAAACCGGTTTTCCATTTTGCTCTGCATTAAAAATAAATTATAGAATAATTCACCCGGATTTTCTCAAAACATCCATCTTTTTTCTTCGGTCAAAGGAAAAGCTATTGCTTATAGAGTCTACAAACTCATAGGTTTCAAGGGCCTTCTGATTGAGCTGGTCTTTCAGGGGTCCTTCTGCTTTTTTGGCCATCTCTGCCAGCATATCGGCAAATAGTTCAATATTCGCTTCGCTATACCCGTACTCTTTTTTAAAAATATTGTCCATTTGATTCGGCCCGTATTTTAACAATACATTCAGATCCACACGGGTATCATTAATCATTTGTTTATTTAGCTGCTCAAAATCCTTATTCAACGGGGGAAGATCGGTGCTGCCACCTGTTATTCTCCCCAATAAAGCTTGCAGCACTACATGTATCTTTTCTATTTCACGCAGTATATAATCCCTCTGTTCCATTGCCTCTTCTCAATATTTACAATTTGGGTTCAAAACGCCTTACAGTCTTATTGTGGAATGTTATTGAACCAAAAACAGTCATCCGCCTGCCTTTTTAACCTTATATCCTCTGGATTTGAGAAAACCCAATACATCATCCCTGAGATCGCCCTGTATAATAAGCTCTCCGTTTTTCACAGAGCCACCTACACCCATTTTTGTTTTTATTTCCTTGCCAAGATCTTTTAAATCTTCTTCATTCCCAACAAAACCGGTTACCAGGGTAACTTCTTTACCCTTTCTTCGGCGTCGGTCCAGGCTAATACGCAAATCTTGTTGTTGCGGCGGCAATGTTTCCTCTTCGGTATTTTCGTCCAAATTATATTGAAAATTGGGATCTGTAGAATAAACAAAGCCGGAATTCTTCTTTTTCTTCTTTTTGTTCTTACTCATAGGTCGGATGTATTAAATGTGTAACAGGTATCCCACAAATGTATGAAAAGAATTGTGAAATCACATCACCTTGTCTCTGAATCATAAAGTTCTTCTATTTCTCCCCGACTACCCCATTCTAATACGAATTATTCTTCCCGCAGCTAGAGCTGCAAACAAATTTCCCTAAACTAACGGTAAGTACCATGTCCGGAGTTAAGTAGTTTGGTATTATTTTCCCGGCTGGAATAGCTATAATAACAAAATAAAGATTAATTTTGCAGCTCTTTTTTCAATACACTTATGAAGAATATTAGAAACATAGCACTTATAGCCCATGTTGACCATGGCAAAACAACCATTGTAGACCGGATTCTACACCAGGTAAAAATTTTTCGTGAGAACCAGGATGTCGGTGATCTGATATTGGATTCCAATGATCTGGAAAGAGAAAGGGGCATCACCATCCTTTCAAAAAATGTATCGGTAAGATATAAAGAAACCAAGATCAATATCATAGATACGCCGGGCCACTCGGATTTTGGTGGTGAAGTGGAACGGGTGCTGAATATGGCTGACGGGGTACTTTTATTGGTAGATGCCCTGGAAGGGCCCATGCCACAGACCCGCTTCGTGCTTCAGAAAGCTTTGAAACTGGGGCTCAAACCCATCCTAGTTATCAACAAGGTTGACAAACCCAACTGTTTGCCTGAAGAGGTACAGGAATCTGTCTTCGATCTGATGTTCCACCTGAACGCCACTGAAGAACAACTGAATTTTCCCACCCTCTTCGGTTCTTCAAAAGAAGGATGGATGTCTGACGATTACAGGAATCCATCCAATGATGTTTCTCATCTGCTGGATACCATACTGGATCACATCCAACCTCCACAAGAAGCTTCGGGCACACTACAGCTTCAGGTAAGCTCAATTGATTATTCCTCTTACCTGGGCCGTATAGCTGTGGGGAGAATATCCAGAGGAACCCTCCAGGCAGGCATGAGGGTGTCAATTGTAAAAAACAACGGAGCCATCATTCCATCTCAGATCAAGGAGCTTTATGTATTCGAGGGACTGGGCAAAGAGAAAGTAAAAAACCCGGTTGGTGCCGGAGAGATTGTGGCCGTGCTTCTGCCTGATAATTTCGATATTGGTGATACCATAGCAGATATAGAAAAACCGGAAGGCATGCCACCGCTACTCATTGATGAACCCACCATGAGCATGCTTTTTACGGTTAACACTTCACCTTTTTATGGTCAGGAGGGAAAATATGTGACGTCCCGACATCTTCGCGAAAGGCTTTTCAAAGAAACCGAAAAGAACCTGGCGCTTAAGGTAGAGGAAACGGATTCTCCGGAAAAATGGAATGTTTTCGGAAGAGGGGTATTGCACCTTTCTATCCTGGTAGAAACCATGCGGCGCGAGGGTTACGAATTTCAACTGGGTCAGCCCCAGGTAGTCCTGAAAGAAAAGAACGGAGAAATGCACGAGCCTATGGAACTTATGACCATTCACATACCGGAATCCTTCTCAGGCAAAGTTATTGAGATCGCATCCCAGCGAAAAGGAGAAATTATCAACATTGAAAATAAAAACGGCAGAACAGCACTGGAATTTAAGATTCCAGCACGGGGGATGATCGGTATCAACAACCTGATCCTTACTTCAACCGGAGGTGAAGCAGTCATAAATCACCGCTTTCATACCTATGAGACCTGGAAAGGCAATATACTCAACCGCAATACAGGTTCGCTGATTGCCATGGAAACAGGAACTGCTATACCCTATTCTATTGAGAAACTGCAGGACAGAGGAAACTTTTTTATAGAACCCACCGAAAAAGTATATGCCGGGCAGGTAATAGGTGAAAACACCCGACATGACGATCTCGTGGTGAATATCATCAAAACCAAGAAGCTGACCAATATAAGGGCCGCCGGCTCCGATGATAAAACCACAGTCATACCGGCTACCAAATTCTCTTTGGAAGAAGCCATGGAATATATCAAAAAAGATGAGTACATTGAAGTAACACCCAAATCGATCCGACTTAGAAAGATCATTCTGGATGAAAATGAAAGGAAACGGCTCAGGAAGAGTGAAGCCAGCGCCTGAATCCTTTACCTGTTAGAAATCAGAAAGGAATGCTTTGAAATGACCTGTTATTGATAATCATCAGGTGATCATTGAGATGAATGAAAGGGTTTGCCCATGAATTTTAATCTGCATTATTCAAAAACTTCACTATCCCGCTGAAGAAGCGGGATAGTGAAGTTTTTGAATGCGGGATGGTTTGCGGGATGGATGCAGATAACCCCGCATTAGAAAAACCGGCTTTTTGCGAAATTTTTTGAAGCAAAAAGCCAGGTTTTTCAATAGCGTCAGAATTATTCTTGAATAATTCGGGTTAAGGTTTGAGCTTTGAATTGGTTCAAAGAAGGAAACACAGTAAACAAGCAATACCTGATAATTGTATTTGAAACATGAAACGTCTGGTAGAGTCGCCGTTTTTTTATTTTGGATTTCTTGTTCTGGCGGGCATGGCTTATTATCTGTTTCTTTCATCAGAAGGTACCCTTACAGTATCCCACAGAGATAATTATGTGCTCTTCATGCAAAAGACATCCGGCCAAGAGCCGGATCTTTTCGCCGCAGGTCCGTTAACATTTTACTTTTATAAGCTGCTTTCCTACATCTTTCAATCACAGGAAACTGCATTTAATGCAGGGTCTGCTTTCCTGGGTGGTACTTTGGCCTGGGTACTGCTGAAATTTTCATCAAAATTGAAACTCCATCTCTATACCTTGATTTTTATAGGAACCTGGTCCATCATAAGCCCTTCCATACGGTACACACTGAGCCATTACCCCCATCTGATTCTTGGTATGATCTTTTTTCTGCTTTTATTCCTCAGCCTGATGCGAAAAAATCATTTCCTGGTCGTGGTTTTTCTGGTCCATCTTTTTATGACCCATGGAATTCTGGCGATGTTATCTGTTATTCTTGTTTCAGGCATGCTGATCAACCGAAAAAACGCTACTTATCTGATTCCTTTATCCATTTCTGCACTCTTCGGTCTCATCCTATGGCCGGGTATCTTTTCTGCCGACAATTTATCCCGGATCTTCTCCATGGCATGGCATTTTCCTCCCATTACCCTTGCCTGGAAACTGAATCCCGGGGACATACCCTTTTTTTGGATACTGGAAACGATACTAATTACAGGTTTGCTTGCCGGATTAATTACGTATGGGATAATGAATATCATCCGAAAAAGGATCAACCGTAATGAAATGGTTTATTCTTTTATCATTCTCTTGTTATGCTTACCAGTGTATAATTTCATCCCATTCCCTGCCGGAATTCAAATATTCCTTGCCTTCCCAATTCTTATCCTTCCCGGTGTTTCTTTATTGGGTGGCATATTGGTCAGATCAAAACCATCAGAATCCATTAAAAATTAGCGGATATATTAAAAGAGGCCGGCGAAATATTCAACTGGGCTGGCAAATATTAAACCATCATTGGCGGTTATTTATTTTTTGTGGCAAAAATTCATGTCTATCACTTTATAAACATTCAATTATAAATAACAATTTAATACGCAGACCCTTCCGTATGGAAGTCAATCGCCTCATTGATAAACTGATTTAAAGGGTAAACCGTTTCAAAGGCTTCCATAATTTCCTCCGTAAGCGCTTCTGATGTCAGCAGATCTTCTTCAAACGGCTTTAACACCGTATAATCCTTGTAGTTCAGGAGATCTACATCTTCAAAATCCTTCGGGAAGCCCTTGGGTGCAGTTTTCAGTTTGCCGTCGGAAACGATTGTACCAAACTGCTCCATAAAGCCGGGATCGTAGATGATCCCCTTAAATTCAGCTGTATTCTCGTATATCTCCGTACGTATGGCTTTCAAACTTTTGGAGGAAGGCCTGTAGATACCACCTGCTGCAAACGAATTACCCGGTTCTACATGAAAATAGTACCCGGCATACCCGGCCCTTCTACCTTTGGGTGCGATGAAAGCGCCGAAATTTTTCTTGTAGGGCAGTTTGTCACGGGAAAAACGAATGTCTCTATTGATCCGGAAAATACAATCTTTCGGCTGCAAATTTTTTATGAAATCATCAAAAGAAGCAATTTCAGCAATCAGGTATGCGATATACTGTTCAAATTCTTTTCGAACCAACTGATAACGGGCTTTATGGGCATGAAACCATTCCTTGTTGTTGTTGGCTGCCAAATCGCTGAGAAAACCGAGCATTTCGCTGCTTATCATAGGAGATATTTATTTAATTTCTACCTATCTCATTCCTGGTAATACACCCTTTTCACCCTTTCGGAAATACCGGTAAAAATCTCATAGGGAATGGTGTGCATTTTTTCAGCAAGTTCGGTAACGGGTATCTGATCGCCGAAAACGATCACCTCATCCCCCTCCTTTATTTCACAATTGGTGATATCGGCCATACACATGTCCATACAGATATCTCCTACCACGGGAACATAGTATCCGTTGATATAAAGCCTGCCAACTCCATTACTCAGAGCCCGGGAGAACCCATCCGCATATCCTACCGGTATCACGGCAATTTTCATATGATGATCGGCCTTGCCTTTTCGTCCGTATCCGATGGTACTGCCTTTAGCCACCTCTTTTACCTGGATGACGGTACTTTTAAACGTGCTTATGTTACGCAGTTGACTCTGATCTACCGCACTGATGCCATACAATCCAATGCCCAAACGTACCATGTCGAACTGAAACTCCCGAAAACGCTCGATACCGGCTGAATTCAATATATGACGTACTACCGGATATCCCAGTGATATCGTTATCTTATCACTCAGGGATTCAAACAGACTGATCTGACTTTTGGTAAAAGCATCCTGAGCGGGTTCGTCGCTAGCAGCCAAATGGGAAAACACCGAATGCACTTTCAGAAAATTCCGGTCAAGAAGCTGATCGATCAGGGCATCAACCTCCAGGGGTTTAAATCCCAGGCGGTTCATACCTGTATCCAGTTTGATATGCACCGGATATTCTGTGCTCCCGTAATTGTGTACCATTTCGCTAAATTTACCCAGCACATGGAAGTTGTATATTTCCGGCTCCAGCTCGTAATCGAGCATCAACCCGAAACTTTCTTCTTCAGGATTCATTACCACGATGGGCATGGTGATTCCTGCCTCACGAAGGGTAACGCCCTCATCGGCAAATGCCACACCGAGGTAATCCACCCTTTGGTATTGCAAGAGATTGGCTATTTCATAAGTGCCACTTCCATAGGAAAAGGCTTTGACCATGGCCATGATCCGGGTTCCGTTCTTCAGAAGGGAACGGAAATAATTGAGGTTATCCACCATAGCATCCAGATCTATCTCCAACAAGGTCTGATGCATCTTTTCCCCGAGGGCATGGCTGATCTTCTCAAAATGGAATTTTCTGGAACCTTTCAAGAGAATGGCCTCATCATAAAAATTCTGTTCCGATAAAGCGGCCAGAAATTGTTCCGTAGAGGAATAAAACTTCTTCGGTAACCCAAAACAATCCTGGTTGGCAGATATGGACTCCCCTATTCCGATCAGCCGGTCCACTTTATTCCGTTGCACCCGGTCGGCTACTTCATTGTATAACTCCCGTTCTTCCCTGCCACTTTGAAGGATGTCAGAAAGTATCAGCGTTTTTTTCCGGTGCTGATTCTGATGGTTAAGGGTGTTGAGGGCGATATCAAGTGAGCCGAGATCGGAATTGTAGCTGTCGTTAATAAGGGTACAATGGTTGATCCCTTTTTTCATCTCAAGGCGCATGGCAATAACAGGAAGATCAGCCATTCTTCGCCGAATCAACCCTTCACCGATACCCAGATGTAACATCAAAAGCCACACATGGATGGCATTTTCAACAGATCCCCGGTCAATATAGGGTATAACAACCTTCACTTCCCGTTCGTGGTATTCTCCTTCAATGGTAGTATGGGTATTGCCTTTGTTGATTTGCTCAATATTCAGATCCGAATCACCTTCCAAAGACCAGGTCACAAATTGTTTGTTCTTTAACTGGTCGCTTACCTTAATGCGCTTATGAATCCGGTCATGATCCTTGCAGTAGATCAACACTTCAGATTCTTCAAACAGTTGTATCTTCTCATCGATCTTCTGTTGCAGGTCCCGGAAGTTCTCCTGGTGTGCCTCGCCAATATTGGTAAAAATTCCAATATCCGGCCGGATGATGTTTTCCAGCCTGAACATTTCATTGGGCTGTGAGATGCCGGCTTCAAACATTGCCAGGTTGTATTCCTTACTC
This region includes:
- a CDS encoding bifunctional UDP-N-acetylmuramoyl-tripeptide:D-alanyl-D-alanine ligase/alanine racemase yields the protein MPDYTITDLARHTSGELYRGSEAIIRHLAIDSRKIFSAKDTAFFAIEGERHDGHDYIPGLWNKGVKNFVVSRLPDHMEDYPHANFVKVHSALRALQQFAAYHRNQFDYPVIGITGSNGKTIVKEWIYHVLEDQYKIIRSPKSYNSQVGVPLSVWGMSKEYNLAMFEAGISQPNEMFRLENIIRPDIGIFTNIGEAHQENFRDLQQKIDEKIQLFEESEVLIYCKDHDRIHKRIKVSDQLKNKQFVTWSLEGDSDLNIEQINKGNTHTTIEGEYHEREVKVVIPYIDRGSVENAIHVWLLMLHLGIGEGLIRRRMADLPVIAMRLEMKKGINHCTLINDSYNSDLGSLDIALNTLNHQNQHRKKTLILSDILQSGREERELYNEVADRVQRNKVDRLIGIGESISANQDCFGLPKKFYSSTEQFLAALSEQNFYDEAILLKGSRKFHFEKISHALGEKMHQTLLEIDLDAMVDNLNYFRSLLKNGTRIMAMVKAFSYGSGTYEIANLLQYQRVDYLGVAFADEGVTLREAGITMPIVVMNPEEESFGLMLDYELEPEIYNFHVLGKFSEMVHNYGSTEYPVHIKLDTGMNRLGFKPLEVDALIDQLLDRNFLKVHSVFSHLAASDEPAQDAFTKSQISLFESLSDKITISLGYPVVRHILNSAGIERFREFQFDMVRLGIGLYGISAVDQSQLRNISTFKSTVIQVKEVAKGSTIGYGRKGKADHHMKIAVIPVGYADGFSRALSNGVGRLYINGYYVPVVGDICMDMCMADITNCEIKEGDEVIVFGDQIPVTELAEKMHTIPYEIFTGISERVKRVYYQE
- the typA gene encoding translational GTPase TypA, coding for MKNIRNIALIAHVDHGKTTIVDRILHQVKIFRENQDVGDLILDSNDLERERGITILSKNVSVRYKETKINIIDTPGHSDFGGEVERVLNMADGVLLLVDALEGPMPQTRFVLQKALKLGLKPILVINKVDKPNCLPEEVQESVFDLMFHLNATEEQLNFPTLFGSSKEGWMSDDYRNPSNDVSHLLDTILDHIQPPQEASGTLQLQVSSIDYSSYLGRIAVGRISRGTLQAGMRVSIVKNNGAIIPSQIKELYVFEGLGKEKVKNPVGAGEIVAVLLPDNFDIGDTIADIEKPEGMPPLLIDEPTMSMLFTVNTSPFYGQEGKYVTSRHLRERLFKETEKNLALKVEETDSPEKWNVFGRGVLHLSILVETMRREGYEFQLGQPQVVLKEKNGEMHEPMELMTIHIPESFSGKVIEIASQRKGEIINIENKNGRTALEFKIPARGMIGINNLILTSTGGEAVINHRFHTYETWKGNILNRNTGSLIAMETGTAIPYSIEKLQDRGNFFIEPTEKVYAGQVIGENTRHDDLVVNIIKTKKLTNIRAAGSDDKTTVIPATKFSLEEAMEYIKKDEYIEVTPKSIRLRKIILDENERKRLRKSEASA
- a CDS encoding translation initiation factor; translated protein: MSKNKKKKKKNSGFVYSTDPNFQYNLDENTEEETLPPQQQDLRISLDRRRRKGKEVTLVTGFVGNEEDLKDLGKEIKTKMGVGGSVKNGELIIQGDLRDDVLGFLKSRGYKVKKAGG
- a CDS encoding DUF2461 domain-containing protein, translated to MISSEMLGFLSDLAANNNKEWFHAHKARYQLVRKEFEQYIAYLIAEIASFDDFIKNLQPKDCIFRINRDIRFSRDKLPYKKNFGAFIAPKGRRAGYAGYYFHVEPGNSFAAGGIYRPSSKSLKAIRTEIYENTAEFKGIIYDPGFMEQFGTIVSDGKLKTAPKGFPKDFEDVDLLNYKDYTVLKPFEEDLLTSEALTEEIMEAFETVYPLNQFINEAIDFHTEGSAY